The Setaria viridis chromosome 9, Setaria_viridis_v4.0, whole genome shotgun sequence sequence AGCATAAAGGTTCGTGGATTTGTTGATCCAGCGACAGTGCTGGGTTGTGCTTCGATTGCACGTCGTGCTCCCTCTCGTCGCAGCAGGGAGCACAGTGCTAAACTAGGATATCCAACGGCGAAACGTTGACCTCAGTTCCTCCCATCCCTCGGTTCGCAGAGCAAACAAAAACTGGGACGCGGACGCGTCGGCCGGACGGGCGCGAACCGCGCGCGTGCCCATATCGGCGGGCACGTGCGCGCCACCATCGCGGATTCCTGGTTCCTGTAGGGGTGTGCCAGCATCCACATGCGGGGGACGCGGGCGCGCGCACGGAACCGTGGCATGTGTGCACGGGGCGTCGCGGGGCCCTACGCCGCTGTTCCGCATCGAAGGCCGCGGGCAGGCCCGGCAaatgcgcggcggcggccacggcgctgAGGGGAGAGGGGATGGATGGGGAGGGCGTACGGGACGGCGGGAGGGGCGCGTCGCCGAGCCCTAGGAGTCAATCGGCAAAACAAAAGACCCGAGCGTGAGTTGGCACCTGACAAGCCACATGGGGTTCGAGCATACCGAGCCGCGCCACGTTGCTAGTGTTCGAGCTCGAGGTCAGCAGCGTAGCAGGCTAGGGCGCTGGTGCGCGTAGCAGCAGCAGGCTGGCTCGCTTGAcgcaagaaaaacaaataaagCCATGTACCAATTCAAAGCGATCTAGCCCAAGAACAAAATCGGGCCGGGCTGATTGATGCCCCAACGCAGCATAGCCAGCCCGTCACACACAAGCTAGCGCATCGCGGAGCCGGCCGGTCAACACGCGACTACCGGGCCAACTGTGGCGAGTGCGACTACCGGGCTAACTTCCCCTAccatattttcttttctgataTTGTTCATAAGCAAATTCATCAGCTTTTTGTCCACTACGGTCATCTATCCAGCTTACAAACTTGGCCGGTGGCATTGTGATTCGCAATGGCAACAGCGTCATTCTAGAATGGCATTTTCATACACAACATCACTTATATAAAGACAAGCTTTACAAATCTGACAGCAGCTTTTGTAAACAGAGCTACAAGCTTTCACTTTTAAATGCTCAACAGTTCTGTATGGAAAAACTCAGTAGATGCACACTCAAATATCCTGACGACCAACAAAATCAGAATGTTCTCAACTTTTAGTAAACCAACAAATTTATCGATTGGAAAGGAGCATAGAGTTTTCAGGTAGGTAGTAAAAAGTAAAGAAGCACTAAGGCAATTCCAGAGAGAAATATCAAAATCTATGGAAGAACTAGATTAAAAAGCATAAGCAATTGAATGAATCACTTCAACATTCCAGATTCAGTTACTTTGACATCATGACAAGGTCTATATTTCTAGATTTGTTAGGACAGAGGTTACCAAATGGGAAGTGCTTAGAAGAGGGAAATGGGTAACATCAGCACATGGCACTTTGGAAAGTCACAGAATGCTTTGATGCCAATGTCATTGCAAACATGCAGCGTACGCATAATGCTTCACTGGAACTGAAACACCCCGCTACCTGAAACCTTCGAATTTGATCTTACCCTCATATGCCTTAACAACATCTGGCACATCATGAGCATACCTCATCACATACTTGTCAGAGAAGTTCTTGGCACTACCGAGCAATGCTGTAGGTAACTTGATGTTTGGCTCAATCTTCCCCTCCCTCATCAACACACTCAGCACAGCGCACCTTGGTATGATGCACTTCTCCAGGCTATACCCCATAAGCACAGGATGCCGCATTACATCGCTTACTTCAAGCTTAAGCTCGTCCAGGTAGAACTGCAGCTTCTTCGTTATGATCTCATCGGAGAAGAGGGTTATCGTGGGCTGCTTCTTGAACGCCTTGAGCAGCTCTCCCTCGGACACTCCGAAGCTCTGGTACAGGGCCACCTTTCGTAGCCATGTCTCTCTACTGAGGCAGCAGAGAGCGCGGAAGGCGTAGAGGAAGCCCCGGTCTGTTACACCCAGGTCGAGCAACTTGAGGTACTCGAAGATCTGGGTGATGCGGTCGGGCGAAAGCATGAGCACGCCCATCTCGATGGTGATGAGCTTCGAGATGAACTCGTCGGGGAGTCCAAGACGGCGCAGGGCGGCCACGGCGGGGCGCATGTTCTTCTCCAGGTCAGCGAGGAGGCCGCGTGGGGTGCGGGAGATCGCGTCACAGACATCGGCGTCGGTGCCGAGGACGCCGCGGAGGAACTGGACGCAGGGGACAAGGTGGTTGTCGAGGCTGCGCATGAAAAGGATCGGCGCGGTGGAGAGCCTCCGCGGCCTGACGCCGAGGGAGGCGAAGAGGTCGAGCTTGGGGCGGAGGATCCGGTCGGGGTCGAGGGTGAAAACCGCCGAGGCCCGGCGGACTATCTCGGTGATGTCCGCGTCGGTGAAGCCGTAGCTGCGGAATAGCGCGCGGACGGCGTCGGCCCTGTCGGCGGAGCGGATGCTGTGCTTGCGGGCGGCCGTGGAGGCGGGGGAGAGCCCGCAGGAGGTCAGGTTGGAGACGGTGGCGGGGCAGGGCTCGGGTAGCGGGGCGCCCGCGAGGGCAGCCGACGAGTAGCCGTGGGAGAGGAGGGCGTCGATGGGGTAGGGCCGCCGGCTGGGGTCTGCGCCGGCAGCGGAGGGGATTTGGCGGAAGCGGAAGAGGCGCCTCCGGCAGATGGAGGCGAACATGTTGGGTGCGGCTCGCCGGGCCGGACTCGACTGGGTGAGGTGGGAATTTTCGGACGGGACGACGACTCGATTCCGACCGCTTCTACTAGTGGGATCCCCGTGGGCCGTGACCGGGGCGATACACCCGCGTGGGCCCTAGGCTGGCCCACTTCAATCTTCGTATACCTCGACAAATTCCGTGGGCCTTTGCAGGAGCGATTACTGCAAATCCATTCACTAATCTAATTCACTAATCTAAGTTCcgtttctcaaaaaaaaaacctaatCTAAGTTCCAAACACACCGAGGACATGTAACAGATGCAGCATGAACAATCTTCGATTACGGCAAGAGATTACCAGCCACAGTACACCGGAAGTGCGCCAGGCCGCCAGCTGAAGCCTGATGCGAAGGAAACCAATAAACCATCACTAGCACAGTACAGCTTAGCTCTTTCTTCACAAACGGTGCACAAGTACCACAAGTACCTCTTTGGCTTCAACTGAATGTCAGAGGTGAAAGAAACAGGCAGCACTCCCAGTGCCAAATACACTCAGCATTTCTCATGGCGATTATTAGGAGAGATATATAGGGATACGAGTATACGACCCAGAGAACAGTATAGTGATGTCCTAAAAATAAGGTATAAGGAGGGGAAAAGAATCATGCCGGTGTTCTTAACCATAAATATCAGACAATTGGATAAGGAACATATAAGTTAGTTATGCGGATTCTTCTTCACACAAGTCCACGAGCATTATTTGTTGCTTTAGGACAATCATTACTTTGTTTGCTTCTTCGTCTAAGCCACAGACCCTTTCATGCACATCACTGTCACCAATCCCTGCAAAATCATGGGAAACATGATGAGTTCATGGATTTTCCTCACTGATCAATAATTTCACAGGAAAATGTACATGGTATAATGAAGAACAGATCAAACATATCTTGCAGTAACTTTGTATGATGCAATTTTCAAGGCATTTCAAACTAAACTTAGCACTTCAGAACTCTGATCCACGTATGAATTGTAAGATCAAATGAACAACCAATTCCATGCAGTCTTACGAGGAGGTAAACGATCATACAAGGTGAGCTCATTGCGTcatcaaagaacaaaaaaaatgttgctatTCTGACCATAACTATCAGTAGTTTACTGTATAACATGGTTGGAAATTTCTGAAAGAACTGTAGAACAGTTTTTCAGGGCCATGATTACCACAATTGCCACGTTGCTGAAAATGGGGGCTATCTTATCAAATGAATTGCATAGATTATGAAATAATTGCTAGTCATTCAATTATACAAGACATCATGGAGCAAGTGCAGATATTCAGAATGTAGGAAAAAGTGCAGATACTTCTAGTGCTATGAAATGGAATCGCCGGGAACAATAACGTGCTCTATAGAAACAAGTACAATAGGTTAAaagcaagaaaataaaaatgtacGTGATTGAAAATAATGTGTGCAGAGTTAGCAAGAAGTGCACACAGGCTAGCATGAATGCTGTAATTGATTATGCAGGGTTGTCTCaagatttctagtttctctctCCCCTGGCTCGATCTAGTTCTGTAACTGAAAGACATCACTCTGTATTTCTGTTGTTTCTATAATGGAAAAAGGGATGATACTAACTtccaaaaatagaaaagaaaagaaaaggatgtcCTAACTGGGCATTGAGTTAACTAAAAGTTACATAAACCTCACAGAATATAAAATGCTTTTTGTTAGCAGATaacttttttgaaaataaattccTAACAGTTTGCTACATTTTAGGATCACAGCATTTTTACCAATCATTTTGATTAAAGAAAAGACAGGGGGGCCACTACTGAGATGTTCTCTTAGACCACAGAACTTCTGAATTTAAAATTTCCCTTCACTTAGAAGCATAGATGACTTGAGGAAAGAACAGAGACTACAACAACTACACGTCTGGAACACGGCAACAACCACGAGCCTAGATAACGACctttctctatttttctttgTCAAGAGACTTGAGAAATCTGGACTTATTGGTACTTCAAGAAAAGTGGAAGTTAAGTTCAATAGCATGACTGTTAAGTGCTAACTTATATGACCTCTTCGCTCTTCGGATCATGATCATGACTCATATTGCGTCTAATACTAGCAATACAAAGAGTAGagttttaaaatatatttacttATAGCTAGGATGGAATAATTGATCAAACAAAACATGTGCTGAACTTGTAGTAACGTCAACACTAATCTTACACAGCACTGCGGGGGGAAAGCAAAGAtaacatgaatcaaatgatgaTTAAATAATTTGATTCATCTACATATTTCTACAAGGTGTATCTCTTATGTACATTCCACCACAACATTATCCATAGTACATGACTATATCTTAAGACATTCATACCTTACattcctcctctttttttttttcttttcagtttggATTCCGGATGATCCTTTGCAGCACGACGGTCCTAGCCCGACGGATATCCCGGCTACACCGGTCTGCCTGCTCCCCAAGATCCTCAACACTCTTCATGAAATTTTCCAGCTTCTTCTTGATCTCCTCCACCCCAAATTTCACCGCCTCCTCATCCCGCTCTGCAAACTCTACACAGTCGATCATTGAGCTGATCTCCACCTCCACCCGGTTGATGAGAACTCTGATACTGTCCAAATCCTTGATGGCAATGAACGTGCCGACCTGCATTGCGCTAACCACCTCCTTCTGTCCTCGGAGCGCGTCCTGATACCCTTTCAGCAATGAATCGATCCACTTCCCCATAGACCCCAGGGGAACTGCAGCGGCCGCGGCCAACGCGGCAGCGACAGGCGGGGCAGCGATGGCCGCGGCAACCACCGAGCAGATGAGGACGGCCGCGAACGTGGTCGCGAAGATGATGCTTGACACCCGGCGCCACGCCTTGATGGTCTTGATCTTCTTGTCGAGCCGGTGCTTGCGCTGCTGCAGCTTCTCCAGCATGGTCAGCTGCTGCCGGTACACGGCCTGGAAGGCGGCGAAGAACTCCTCCGTGAAGGGGTCGCCGGCTGCCTTGAACTGGCGCAGCTCGTGCAGCGTGCGCGCGTACcgggcggagggggcggcggcggcggcgtcctcctcgtcgtcgaaTCGCTGGAGCGCGACGTGGAGGAGGAGCTGTGAGTCGCGGGCGCGCTTGAGGCACTTGTCGAGCGCGGTGCAGAAGTCGAGGGTGTGGAGGCTGCTCTCGAAGTAGTCCTCGACGAGGTCGAACAGCTCGGGGCTCTTCCAGATGTCCTTCTTGCAGTCGAGGATGACGCGCACCACCTCCTGGTTCATGTCGAGGAGACAGCCGGTGACCTCGCGGAGGGAGTCCAGCGACAGCGAACGCACCTCGACGCCCACCGCCAGCGTCGAGATGGCGCGGCTCGTGCGCCGCTGCAGCGTCGTGTCGAACGTGCGCAGCTCCGGGTCCGACTGGCACGCCGCCTCGTACGAGCTcagctcctccgccggcgccgcctcagGCGGCAGCGCCGGCTCCGACGTCTCCGGAcgcctgctgctgccgctgctgtggCCGTTCCCCATTGCCGGAAGCAGAGACGCTAGGTGACACACTCAAATCAGAAACCcccaaaaagggaaaaaaaaactccccTTGGACGAATGGAATCTAGGACCAAATAATCAAGAAACGTTTCAGGAACTAAAATGGATCAAACCAGCGAGCATTGGCAGAACCCAAGGATTCTGGCAACCTAAGGGGTTCCCAAGAACCAAACCAATAGAGAAATTCCGAGAGCTCGGGAAAAATCAAGAACTGGATTTGGCGGAAGGGGCGGAAAGCGGCGGGCTTTATCTCAGGGATCGAAGGCGCGTTGCGTCAGACCGAGCGCGAGGTTTCGGGGAAGCAAGAGGAATGAATGCTGGGGCCGGGGAAGAGGGGGGATGGATTTGCGGTGGGTTTTGTGGAGCTCTGCGGGGGTGCGGTGCCGGCGCGGCGGATGCCGtcaggcgaggaggaggaggaggaggtagtgGAGGGGTGATGTGGGGATGGCTTGTACGCATGACGAAGGGGATGGCGCGGGGTTGGCAATGGCCATCGCCGGAAGCAACCCGATGCTTGTCACTCCATCCCCcgggcgcgcgcgcgtgtggatGTGGTGTGCACTGCTGCGATGTGTGTAGCAGCAACTCAGCAATTGCGCGTGCTCCCGCTGCCTGCCTCTTTCCGTTTCTCTCTCCTCAAGGAGGACGGAGGCGGCTCAGCTGCTGCTTGGTGAGCTTGCTGCCTGGTGGAAGCAAGCaagcgaggagagagagagagagaaagagagcgtGCGCGTGTTTGTTTGGCATGGTGCTTTGTCGGGCTCACAGCAAAAAGCGTAAAAGGCAAAATGCTAATCGGTGCATAGAAAAGAATTTGGCGATTTGCAATCCAGATTCAGTTGCAAGATCTAGTGCGTTTCCGGTGAGCTTCTGATCAGATTTCGTAGCGTTAGCCGACATGTTgggcctccattttcctgctgAAATCCCTGAAAGTTTCCGAGCTGAAACTGATGAGTGGAGTGTCTGAATTCTTCCAGCTAGATACTACCCAGTCAGTTTAAGCTCATCTCTTCCCACTAATTAGCCACATTATGCACGCATATGGCTAATCACAAAACGTGTGAGGTGAGACTAGGAGTAAGAGTAACTTACACTAATCCAACTCATACATACGTAATGTATATATCCACAATTCCACATTTGGACCGTTTGAATAAATGCATCTATACAGAATCCCAGACTTAATGCATGCCATCAGCCCAAGTGTGGCCGTTATTTGTTTCCTTTGTGTGATAGCCAAGTCGCAAAAGCTTTCTATCCATTTCCCTTGTGTGAAGCTTAGCTTTGGATGCAGCAGCATCATGGCAAGGGTAAGACGCACCAGTCTCTCCATGGCCATTATGAAGTTTGGAGATGTGATTAGGAAGAAAGAGCGCGTAATGTTTCTAGAGGGAAATGGCAACGGGGTTAAGCACCGCAAGACCCGGTTTGACAAGTGTGAACGGCTGAAAAGCGGACGCGCAGCAGAAAAAACCAGAGAAAGAAAGCCGGCCGGAGCGAATGGGCGCGACCACGTGGTCTCCCAGGAATCTTCGGAGAAGGACGGTGCGTGGACATGCGGGCCCGCGTTTGGCCCGGCCACATGATCGCTGACCGGTTCTATGCCTGGTCAGCACAGTACAGCGCCGTCTTACTGTACTCCCATACACCCTTGTTTTACTGATTTAGAAACTTTTGAAACCACATGCACAGTACAGTTTCTAGATCAAAATAAAATTCTTCAAGCACTCGcactaattagtccatgatttgacaatgtgatgctacagtaaccattcgctaatgatggattaattaggcttaatagattcgtctcgcgatttagcctaggggttgtgcaattaattttgtaattagactatatttaatactcctaattagtgtccaaacatccgatgtgacatgtgctaaaatttagcacatgctatctaaacaccccctaaagcgACATTGATACATTTTGAATCGACGTTGTTGGACACACAAAAACTTACAGCATCTGCAAAAAAAGTTGCGGCTTTTACCGATTTGGTAGCAATGCGGGGTCAAAAATCAACTGCCAGAAGATTGAACCCAGCATGGAAGAGTGCAGCAAAAGGCTGACTCCACCGTACGTGTTCATCCACAAGATCAAGTTCTCGATCATTTCTCACGGGGTCATTTCTCGTTCACGAGATGCGCGTGGCACGGAGGCCACGGCGTCCCAGATATACACAGCTAGCCGTAGTCTTCCAGCTAGTAGGAGCATTCGTCAGTACCGGACAACTTTTCATCCGATACTAACGCGCGGAATTAATATTGGGTAAAAAATTTCAATCATCGGAGGTATTTTAGTATTGGACAATAACACAAGTACCATGTAaagtaccatttagtaccggtcaataacaccaaccgatactaaaagcTTTTtcacgggttacttcaaaagtaAAGCATATCTAACTCAATGATATGTactgtgtaggtgagatagtAAAGAAGGTTtgtgcgaggcttgaggtcgtggatTCGAATCCTACGGACCGCGCACGCACATATTATACATGAtattcgcgtgacttgtgacttaaCAAGCGATACCGGGTGGTCAAGCGCCCGATATTAGAGGGGGTACTAAAGGTTGATTCTTCGGTAGGGGCTACTACCACGTCCACACTACGTACATAGTTTAGTCGGACCAAGATTCACCAGACGATGACCATGGAGATCGGATATGGACACTTTTTTGAGCAAAGAAACAGATATGGACTCGAGCTCAGCTCGCTTTGCGTGTTGACCTGCTGACGGCACAGCCCAGCAACCagccgcgacgacgacgacgacatgaCACGGTCTCACAtctatcgatcgatcgatcgtgtCGTGCCCACGTTGAGAAATCAATGCAGCCACGGCCGGTGATCCGCGGCCAGCTCGCCGATGCGACACGTGTGGAGTGGCGGCACACGGTAGCCGCCCTGCAGCTGAGGAGAGGGTTGAGAGCTTCGGGTGTGCCCGATTGGGCGGACACGCTCGCTTAACGGGTTCTCCTTGCTTGCCTTGCTACACCATTGCCCACGGCCACGGGTGGTCGATCTATCATCCAGAGACCAGGTTACTTGGCTTGCATTGCATCGCCAAACATTtacaattttttcttcttcctccagctgaGAGAGGATCTCGAGTGCGTGATTTCCGACGCAATTATGCATGCCTGTTGACGCATGACGTTTCGACCCAGGACGTGCCTCCATGCCTACAGCCTACAATCTTGTGCGCTGGATGCCAGGCTCTGCACCAATCCTGACCCGTAGATTGCTGGTTTCCACAGGATTTTCGGCTAGTTTGTCACGAGCGAGAGCGAGCCGTTTCGTGTGTGCACAAGGTCATGGCTTGTCAGGCCCGTGTTTGTGCATGACGCATGCGCGGCCGAGAAAGAAGGACGGGGGGCCGGCTCTTGGGTGGACGCTGACTGGTGAGGCAGGCCCGAGAGCGAGTCTAGTTGCGTTCAGATAGTGACTCTTGAGTTGTGTAGTCAGCTTGCCGTTCGCTAGCAAGTTACAGTACCATGACCGAAAATCCACATCGAAATGATTTCGCATCGATGGAGAAAGCATCGGACCAAACCACGGCCTGACCATGACCCGGCAAACCTATTTCTTCGCAACACGATACGGGATCGAACGAACAAGGATCCAGGACAAAAGGCCTTACCCAACAACCCATACAGCTCCAAACAATTTCCCCCGTGCCGAAACTGTCACCATTGAACACAAAAACCGCCACGGATCGGCAAAACATTTTCGGCGACATTCGAACGGTTAGGCTATCCAATTCGTACACAGGTTTCTTGCTGGAACACTCAGCCGGGGCCAAATTTTCTGAAGAGAAAACCCAAAACCCATATGCGTGCTACTGCCGAAATGGTGTGCAGCTACTGTTACTTTCGATGTATCTGCCACGCATATCTCTCTTCTGCGAGCGTCATCGCCCGATGAAAATCCCTGAGATGTCGATGCGGATGCGCCCGCATACGTATGACACGGATGTCACTTGGACTTGGGTACCGAGCCAAGCAACGAACTCCGTCCTGTCCACATTCTCTGTTACTTGTCGGTACTAGGAGCTTTGTCCGACAAGTTTCTGTTCTCTGGTCATGATGCCAGAAAATCCAAGCCTGCAAGGCAGAACTTACCTGTACCGGGATTGCTGACGGCTCGCAGGAATCGTTCTGCAGTTTAATCCGTTTGGCAGTAGCCGTGAGGGTAGAAACAATCCCCCGTGTCGAAATATGGTTTGCTGAAATCGGAGTGTCATGCTTATCATCATGGTATGCAGATATCTACTAAATAAACAGGTCACGATGTTATGCCTATCATCAGGCTAAGCAATAAGCAATTAGTTAGCAGCACATAGACAGATATTAAGAGAAGTTCACGTTGATATAAACGAAAAGGGAGCCACAGGTGACAGGCATGAGAGTGAGACAAAGGAAAGCATGACATCCTTGTATTAACCCCCAAAAAATGGTGAGAAAGAACTATACAACCAAGGAACTTGTGAAGCCTTAACTCTCTTGAaagtattccctccgttccaaattataggtcgttttagcttttctaggttcatagatatcattatgcatctagacataaactacatctaagtgcataacaaaaattatgaacctagaaaagctaaaatgacctacaatttgtaacggagggagtagttgataCTTACGTTTGCCCAATAAGAACTGATAGCAGAAGTTTGAATACTTTTAGTCAGGTGTGTCTCAAATGTCTGTAGCAGAAGTTCCGCATCAAATTGTGCCGTATGAAGGAGCGCCAATAGATATAGCTTCCCGTCATCCTCATACACAATACCAGTTTAGATTAATCTTTCTTCACTTGATCAGCTGATTTTTGAGGAAGATTGTATAGAAGCAGCCCGAGCACTAAGGTCGCAGCCCCAATTACAAAAGGAGTGCTCAAATTTGTTCCTTCAGGTAGAAATGGCAGAGGCAGTGACAGGACGTAGATGGTAAGAGGTACTGCAGGGAAGTATAACGTTAGAAAAGATATACAACAGACATAGGGAAGTATAACGATTAGAAAAGATATACAGCAGAGCTAACGGAAGAAACGTGCGGCAAATACTTCTGATTAAAGGCCCTGTTTCCTCGAACTTTTAGTCATGAATCACATGAAGGCAATCTAGAGTAAGAGAGTATGCCACCTGCTTATAGGAATATGTTCTAGCACAACTTCAAATGACTGCAAGGCACCTCagtttttaatattttagaaacttaaaaGATCGATATACCCTTTTTTGATTGCCTTGCACTAGTACTTTGGTTCAACATTAAAATACGAAGAGGGAGAACAGACTGTTGCATAACCTGCTAAAGTTGATGTTAGTGAAGCGACCACCGCAGTAGACATCTTCACCAGATTAAGAGCAG is a genomic window containing:
- the LOC117839428 gene encoding transcription termination factor MTERF8, chloroplastic gives rise to the protein MFASICRRRLFRFRQIPSAAGADPSRRPYPIDALLSHGYSSAALAGAPLPEPCPATVSNLTSCGLSPASTAARKHSIRSADRADAVRALFRSYGFTDADITEIVRRASAVFTLDPDRILRPKLDLFASLGVRPRRLSTAPILFMRSLDNHLVPCVQFLRGVLGTDADVCDAISRTPRGLLADLEKNMRPAVAALRRLGLPDEFISKLITIEMGVLMLSPDRITQIFEYLKLLDLGVTDRGFLYAFRALCCLSRETWLRKVALYQSFGVSEGELLKAFKKQPTITLFSDEIITKKLQFYLDELKLEVSDVMRHPVLMGYSLEKCIIPRCAVLSVLMREGKIEPNIKLPTALLGSAKNFSDKYVMRYAHDVPDVVKAYEGKIKFEGFR
- the LOC117839429 gene encoding UPF0496 protein 1 gives rise to the protein MGNGHSSGSSRRPETSEPALPPEAAPAEELSSYEAACQSDPELRTFDTTLQRRTSRAISTLAVGVEVRSLSLDSLREVTGCLLDMNQEVVRVILDCKKDIWKSPELFDLVEDYFESSLHTLDFCTALDKCLKRARDSQLLLHVALQRFDDEEDAAAAAPSARYARTLHELRQFKAAGDPFTEEFFAAFQAVYRQQLTMLEKLQQRKHRLDKKIKTIKAWRRVSSIIFATTFAAVLICSVVAAAIAAPPVAAALAAAAAVPLGSMGKWIDSLLKGYQDALRGQKEVVSAMQVGTFIAIKDLDSIRVLINRVEVEISSMIDCVEFAERDEEAVKFGVEEIKKKLENFMKSVEDLGEQADRCSRDIRRARTVVLQRIIRNPN